The window GTCGGCACATCGGGCGCGTGGGGCACGGCGTCGTCCAGGGCGACGATCCGCCCGTCGCGCGCGAGCAGCATGGTGGCGTGGGGCCGTTGGGGATCAAGCGTGATGATCTGGGCGTTGGTAACCAGCAGGTCGCTCATAGCGCCATTGTAGCGCAGGCGGCGGCTGCTGCAAAGTGGGGCCGAGTGTCAGGCTTGAATGTCGGGGACCGGGTGAGGATCGTCATTTAGGCGAAAACATCGCGTACGGGCAAGCTCCAGCCAGGCACCACGTCCTCGCCCTCGATGGTATCGTCCTCGGTCAGGATGCTGATGTCGGCCATGGCGCGATAGACCGTTACGGTGTGCTTGCGCGGATTCACTACCAGCATCATGCCGGTGCCCGCGTTGAGAAATTCGATGACCTTCTCTTCGACTTCGGTGTACAGGTCATGGGGCGAAATAACCTCGACGGCAAGATCGGGCGCGCCGGGCCAGAATCCTCCTACATCGCCCACCGCTTCGATGCGCTCACGCCGCACAAAGGCTACGTCGGGAGCGCGCACGGTATCTGGATCAGAGGCCAGCTTGAATCCTGTCTCGGCTGCAAACACGTCACCAAGCCGCTGCTCCCGGACGTGTTGACCTAACGAGAGCGTAACATTGATAATAATTTTTCCGTGACGAAAGCTTCCAGGCGACATGCGGCGCAGTTCTCCTCGGACGAGTTCGTACAGAAAGCCGTCGTCGGGCATCTGCAATAGATCGTCGGCTGTTATCAGTTTGAGGACAGTTGCCATAATTTCACCTCGTGTCGGTATTGTAGCATATGAGTTTGCTGGTCCGCTCTGAGATCGCACGTATCCATCTAATGCACAATTGTTTCTGAGCCATAAGGACGCCGGAAAGCCGTACATCTGTGTGTTGATGTCCACTCCCGAAGATCCTATACAGTGATGATACGACTGGAGCGTTACGATTCCAGGCAAGGGAGTGCGCTTGAAAACCAACTACGTGCTGATCGACTACGAGAACGTGCAGCCTGCGGCGCTGATGGCGCTCGATCAAGAGCACTTTAAGGTGATCGTCTTCGTCGGCAGCGGCCAGGCGAAAATCACGTTCGAGGTAGCATCGGTCCTGCAACGCATGGGCT is drawn from Herpetosiphonaceae bacterium and contains these coding sequences:
- a CDS encoding Uma2 family endonuclease; the encoded protein is MYGFPASLWLRNNCALDGYVRSQSGPANSYATIPTRGEIMATVLKLITADDLLQMPDDGFLYELVRGELRRMSPGSFRHGKIIINVTLSLGQHVREQRLGDVFAAETGFKLASDPDTVRAPDVAFVRRERIEAVGDVGGFWPGAPDLAVEVISPHDLYTEVEEKVIEFLNAGTGMMLVVNPRKHTVTVYRAMADISILTEDDTIEGEDVVPGWSLPVRDVFA